The proteins below come from a single Chryseobacterium sp. MA9 genomic window:
- a CDS encoding cell wall metabolism sensor histidine kinase WalK, with the protein MKFYRLTLVASCLLTLVMLLLVVVFDSLKDIYYKTPLFKTGLFICIILIFLINCVVLELLFNYYSRKQVKGLSGFLPQEIVQNHDENITIKELGERFSDLNQQQISEIDMMKEMESYRKEYIGNVSHELKTPLFSIQGYVETLRDGGVDNLTIRDKYLERIDKSVERLIAIVTDLDMINRLEAGEINLTVSKFDVNLLIKEIFDLLDLEAEKRNTTLQIQTLHPQIFVEADKQKISQVFINLISNAIHYANRQEAKVIVKTSILKNKVLIEVIDNGMGIKSEILPRIFERFYRVETSRSRREGGSGLGLAIVKHILEAHNENITVESVYLEGTKFSFMLEKSK; encoded by the coding sequence TTGAAATTTTACAGACTTACTCTCGTTGCCTCCTGTCTGCTGACACTGGTAATGCTCCTTTTAGTAGTCGTATTCGATTCACTGAAAGATATCTATTATAAGACCCCTTTGTTCAAAACGGGTCTTTTCATCTGTATTATCCTGATCTTTCTGATAAACTGTGTAGTGCTGGAACTCCTTTTCAATTACTACAGCAGAAAACAGGTAAAAGGTCTTTCCGGATTCCTTCCGCAGGAAATAGTGCAGAATCATGACGAAAATATCACCATCAAAGAATTAGGAGAAAGGTTTTCAGATCTCAATCAGCAGCAGATATCAGAAATTGATATGATGAAAGAGATGGAAAGCTACCGTAAAGAATATATAGGTAATGTGTCTCACGAACTGAAAACGCCCTTGTTTTCTATCCAGGGATATGTAGAAACCTTAAGAGACGGTGGAGTAGACAATCTTACTATCCGGGATAAATACCTGGAAAGAATTGATAAATCTGTCGAGAGACTTATTGCCATTGTAACAGATCTTGATATGATCAACAGGCTGGAGGCAGGCGAAATCAATCTTACCGTTTCGAAATTTGATGTCAATCTTCTGATCAAAGAGATTTTCGATCTGCTTGATCTTGAAGCTGAAAAAAGAAATACAACATTACAGATCCAGACCCTTCATCCACAAATTTTTGTAGAGGCTGATAAACAGAAAATTTCCCAGGTTTTCATTAATCTTATTTCCAATGCGATTCATTATGCCAACAGACAGGAAGCAAAAGTGATCGTAAAGACCAGTATCCTGAAAAATAAGGTGCTGATAGAAGTGATAGATAACGGGATGGGAATCAAGTCTGAGATTCTTCCAAGGATTTTCGAAAGATTTTATCGTGTAGAAACCAGCAGAAGCAGGAGAGAAGGAGGCTCAGGACTGGGATTAGCCATTGTTAAACATATTCTTGAAGCACATAACGAAAATATTACCGTTGAAAGTGTGTACCTTGAAGGCACAAAGTTTAGTTTTATGCTCGAAAAAAGTAAATAA
- a CDS encoding plasmid pRiA4b ORF-3 family protein, with translation MVYKIRVILDAKEDIFRDIEVKGKQTLWNLHLGIKSAFSLQGDELSTFNLLEDDGTIVKSVPLEDMSDDGDGEIMSDVYIDEAFESVGDKAQFQYGLLDLWEFFCELVEVIEETKGVNYPITVYRFGNVPLKAPSKNGSAGGSKKKSAMPLADDEFGFDEDFGSGGNFADEDDSFDDEEEDDYNDDVFDDEDDNDDER, from the coding sequence ATGGTTTACAAAATCCGCGTAATATTAGATGCGAAAGAAGATATTTTCCGTGATATCGAAGTTAAGGGAAAACAAACGTTATGGAACTTACATTTAGGAATTAAAAGTGCATTCAGCCTGCAGGGAGATGAGCTTTCTACTTTTAATCTGTTAGAAGATGACGGAACAATTGTAAAAAGTGTCCCATTGGAAGATATGAGTGATGATGGTGATGGTGAGATTATGTCAGATGTTTACATTGATGAAGCTTTTGAAAGTGTAGGCGACAAGGCACAGTTCCAATACGGGCTTCTTGACCTTTGGGAATTCTTCTGTGAACTTGTAGAAGTAATTGAAGAAACAAAAGGGGTTAATTATCCTATCACAGTATACAGATTCGGAAACGTTCCGTTGAAGGCACCTAGCAAAAACGGAAGTGCCGGAGGATCTAAAAAGAAATCAGCAATGCCTTTGGCAGATGATGAGTTTGGTTTCGATGAAGATTTTGGATCAGGAGGAAACTTTGCTGATGAAGACGACAGCTTTGATGATGAGGAAGAAGACGACTACAATGACGATGTCTTTGATGATGAAGATGACAATGATGACGAAAGATAG
- a CDS encoding response regulator, producing MSKKILLIDDELDILEILSYNLEKEGYDIYTATNGNEGIEKAKEIVPDLILLDVMMPEKDGIETCQELRKVKELQKTLIVFLSARSEEFSQLAGFQAGANDYIVKLIKPKILISKVNALLQLTSQVSDNAKLIEIGDLVIDKDNFRVSKSGQQFLLPKKEFDLLYLLASNTEKVFKREEILEKVWGNDVIVGERTIDVHIRRLREKLGINTIQTLKGIGYKLIV from the coding sequence ATGAGCAAAAAAATTCTTTTAATAGACGATGAACTGGACATTTTAGAGATTCTGTCTTACAATTTGGAAAAGGAAGGGTATGATATCTATACAGCTACCAATGGTAATGAAGGTATAGAAAAAGCAAAGGAGATTGTTCCGGACCTTATCTTATTAGATGTCATGATGCCTGAAAAAGATGGTATAGAAACCTGTCAGGAACTTCGTAAAGTGAAAGAACTTCAAAAAACACTTATCGTGTTTCTTTCTGCAAGAAGCGAAGAATTTTCTCAGTTAGCAGGTTTTCAGGCGGGTGCCAATGACTACATTGTAAAACTGATCAAACCGAAAATCCTTATCTCTAAGGTGAATGCATTATTACAGCTGACCTCGCAGGTTTCTGATAATGCAAAACTAATCGAAATCGGAGACCTTGTTATCGACAAAGATAATTTCAGAGTTTCCAAAAGCGGACAGCAATTTCTTCTTCCTAAAAAAGAATTTGACTTGCTTTACCTTTTGGCTTCCAATACTGAAAAGGTTTTCAAAAGAGAAGAAATTCTTGAAAAGGTTTGGGGGAATGATGTGATTGTTGGTGAAAGAACGATCGATGTACATATCAGAAGGTTGAGAGAAAAACTAGGAATCAATACGATTCAGACATTAAAAGGGATTGGGTATAAACTGATCGTTTAA
- a CDS encoding alpha-amylase family glycosyl hydrolase, whose protein sequence is MKKLILLAVIGLGIVSCTTRKNTRKMTELPKDWKHNTNIYEVNIRQYTQEGTFKAFAKEMPRLKSMGIKTLWFMPITPIAQQNKKGSMGSPYAAADYTSINPEFGTLQDFKDMVNEAHRLGFKVIIDWVANHTGWDHVWTKTHPEFYLKDPDGKFHIASGMDDIIELDYKNQEMRQAMIDAMKFWVQETDIDGFRCDLASWVEVDFWVQARPEVEKVKPLFWLGEFDELESPEYGKVFDASYSWKWMHKSADYYKNNEPLQELKDLLKQYSNIGDNSMRAWFTTNHDENSWNGTEYEKYGVITKPMAVFSATWNGVPLLYSGQELPNMKRLEFFEKDVIKWSNTYQAADFYKTLLDLKVFNPALRGGDANVTTYLLNTTANDKILAYVRKNGKDEVLVVLNMSKEPVNFSIEDDHVSGTFRNIFDKTKRDFNNGKEFSFKISDYAVFEK, encoded by the coding sequence ATGAAAAAATTAATTTTGTTAGCTGTAATTGGTCTGGGAATTGTTTCCTGTACCACTCGAAAAAATACCAGGAAAATGACAGAACTGCCAAAAGATTGGAAACATAATACAAATATCTACGAAGTAAACATAAGACAATATACTCAGGAAGGAACTTTCAAAGCATTTGCAAAAGAAATGCCCCGTCTGAAATCTATGGGAATAAAAACCCTTTGGTTTATGCCCATCACACCAATTGCCCAGCAGAATAAAAAAGGTAGTATGGGGAGCCCGTATGCAGCAGCAGATTATACTTCCATCAATCCTGAATTCGGAACGCTGCAGGATTTTAAAGATATGGTGAATGAGGCACACAGATTGGGATTCAAAGTAATTATAGACTGGGTAGCCAATCATACAGGCTGGGATCATGTATGGACAAAAACACATCCTGAATTTTATCTGAAAGATCCAGATGGAAAATTCCATATCGCTTCCGGAATGGATGATATTATTGAACTTGACTATAAAAACCAGGAGATGCGTCAAGCAATGATTGATGCCATGAAATTCTGGGTACAGGAAACTGATATTGATGGTTTCCGTTGTGACCTTGCTTCATGGGTAGAAGTAGATTTCTGGGTGCAGGCCCGCCCCGAAGTAGAAAAAGTAAAACCTCTTTTCTGGCTGGGAGAATTTGATGAGTTGGAAAGCCCTGAGTATGGGAAAGTTTTTGATGCCAGCTATTCCTGGAAATGGATGCACAAATCTGCCGACTATTACAAAAACAATGAACCTCTTCAGGAATTAAAAGATCTTCTGAAACAATATTCAAATATCGGAGACAATTCAATGAGAGCATGGTTTACTACAAATCACGACGAAAATTCTTGGAACGGAACCGAATATGAAAAATATGGAGTCATCACAAAACCTATGGCAGTATTCTCTGCAACATGGAATGGTGTTCCGTTACTTTATTCAGGACAGGAACTTCCGAATATGAAAAGACTCGAATTCTTCGAAAAAGATGTAATCAAGTGGAGCAATACCTATCAGGCAGCCGACTTCTATAAAACATTATTAGATTTAAAAGTATTCAACCCTGCTTTAAGAGGTGGAGATGCTAACGTCACAACGTACCTTCTGAATACTACAGCAAATGATAAAATTCTTGCTTATGTAAGGAAAAATGGAAAAGATGAAGTATTAGTAGTTTTGAATATGTCAAAAGAACCTGTTAACTTTTCAATTGAAGACGACCATGTATCAGGAACATTCAGGAATATTTTTGATAAAACCAAAAGAGATTTCAATAACGGAAAAGAATTCAGCTTCAAAATTTCTGATTATGCCGTATTTGAAAAATAA